The region GGGTACGTAACTACCAACAACAATTCGGCACTCCAAAACTAATACACTGCAGAatcttccttgccctcggCGAATTCGGCCCCGGCGATAACATCGGCCTCGTAGCCGCCAAAACCAGCGCGACCTCCATCCGCGGACAATACTACGGGatcgcagcagcggcggGTAAAGTCGGCGCGTTCGTGGGGACGTATGTCTTCCCAGTGATCCAGGACAATGCACCCAATGAGATCCGGGCCGGTCAGGACCCGTTCTTTGTGTCGAGCGCGCTGTGTCTTTTCAGTGCGGCGCTGGCAATCTTCTGTCTGCCGCATATTGGGCAGGATACTATTACCGAGGAGGATACGAAGTTCCGTCGGTATCTGGAGGAGCATGGGTATGATACCTCGTCTATGGGGCAGaagagtgagagtgagagtggCAGCGGCGGTGGACAATAATGAGTATACCTTGTACACAAGGTGTATGATATACCGATATAAATAGCCTCGCGGTTTAACCGTGTTTAATCCATGTAAATAAGTGTCAGCAATTCTCGGCGATAGACTCAGTGAATCATGTTAACTCCCAGTTCGTGGTAAGTAAGCACTACTGTCGTGACGTAGTGCCAGACCGGAATCCAACACGCTTACGCTCTCCCAGACGAACCAGCGAATAAGCCACTGCGACTCCGCAGAACCGACGCACCGTCAGACCAAGCCTCCAGCTTACAGGATCGCAGCCCTAAATTGATTTGCCGGTTACAGTCCAACTGATGTTCTGGACAAGACTTGTGGGGTTGCTGGTTGGACTTGGCACGTACCGTCTCCGTACGTACTCCGAACTTTGGATTTAGGGCTGACCTtgtataaatagtaaatatccCTCAGATTCCCGGGGTGATATTCCAAGCTTATTCTTTTCtctaatagatatttatCGTTGGTATATAAGTAAGTTAAGTATGGACCGCCTCACCGAATTCGCATCCCAACACCCCCAAATCGAACATGTCACGCCCACCTCGCCAGACTTCGACACTGTGCGATCTATATTCGCACATCCGGAGATCATCCCCAGCGCTATAATGCGACCCGGCAGTATCGAGGACGTCGCGGCCGCTGTATCCTTCCTCTCGAGGGAGGGGATCGACTTCACCATCCGGGCCGGAGGACATGACATGCACGGACGGTCGATGAAGAATGGGGTTGTTGCGTTGGATTTGAGGCGTATCAACCATGTTTATGTTCAGGTTGATAGGGAGAGGACTACGGCGAGAATCGGAGGCGGGAGTTTAATGGCTGATGTGATTGCGGAGCTTCAAAGGGAAGGGTTCATTACGCCTGTGGGCACGATTGGGTGTGTGGGGTATGTTGGCTGGGCTATGTATGGGGGGTATGGGCAGTACAGTGCCTTGTTTGGATTGGGGGTTGACCAGATTGTTGGTGCGAAGGTGGTTAATGCGACGGGGGAGATTGTGGAGGCTGATAGGGAGCTGTTGAAGGGGATTCGCGGGGCTGGGGGTGCGtttggggttgttgctgagctGACGGTGTCTATATACAAGCTGGATAAGGTATGTTCGGACAATATTTCTTGGAGAGAGGGATCTGACTTTCCAGGTACTGGCTGGTGTCCTCATGTTCAAATCCGACGACCTCGACACTCTCGTTCCCCAGTTCAACGAGCAATACAGAGCCCTAAAGGCACAAGGGCTACCGAAAGCCCTCAGTCTCAATCAGGCCATTATACCTGCTCCCACCCCGACATTTGGAATTCTGTTCTTATGGGCATCGCCGGACATCGAAGAGGGGAACAAATGGGTCGACAAGATAGCCAGTCTCGGACCGGTCACGGTCAACACAGTCGAAGAGAAGACCCCAAAGAGCTGGCTAGATGAGGCAACTAAGATAGTCGCGACATCCACTCAAGGCCGCTTGTACGCGGTCTCTCTAAGAGAGATTACCGACGAGGTTGCTCAAATCATAGCGCACTACACCAAGAACACGCCGGCAGACCCGCATATCCTCCTCGACGTGCATGAGCTCCGACGTGAGTCGCCGTCTATGAGGCCAGCCCCTGGCTCTGTTTTCGCTGCTAGGGAACCGCATTTTGTGGTTCAGATCATCACAATCGTGCAGGATAAAGAGAACTTGCAAAAGACTTTGGCTTGGGGGGGCGAGTTCCAGCGGGCATTGCAGGAGACGAGTGCGGACAACATTGTCTCGGCTTCTTATGTTTCTTTCACGTcgccggaggagatggatCCTTCTAAGATCTATGGGGAGAATCTCCCATTCCTGAAGGATTTGAAGCAAAGAGTTGATCCGGGTAATGTGTTTAAGGCGGCGATTTCATATCTGTGAGATCTCATACCGCGAACCTCTAGATACCGATAGATGGATTGGGTGTGGTGCCGGCTATGATGAAATGCTAGAGGCCTGTTCTAAATCTTATGTTGTTAACGGACCATCGCCAGAAGTCGGATTGTCCAAGTCTAATTGTGACCACGAATAAACCACTCCGCTGTatagaagagggagaggcgCCGCTCTATAGTTAAAGGATACCAGCTGGTTGGCGTAGAAAGAGCGGCCAGTGTGGCAGATGCGGTCCTCTTTCCTACGATCCAGCAGACTCCAATATTGACTCCAACAGCAAAGTCCCTGAGTGCCAGAATCCATCTCACGCACTGACCTTTTCCGTAGCCCTAAGTGCAGACTTCTCCGGGCCAAGACCCGCACGTCGTCTGGGCAGACCCTGCAGAGGAGCCAAGCCGCGGACCAAGACCCGTCCACGCATGTCGCCGTCAAACGCCTGACAAGACT is a window of Aspergillus puulaauensis MK2 DNA, chromosome 4, nearly complete sequence DNA encoding:
- a CDS encoding FAD-binding oxidoreductase (COG:C;~EggNog:ENOG410PJ84;~InterPro:IPR006094,IPR036318,IPR016169,IPR016166, IPR016167,IPR012951;~PFAM:PF08031,PF01565;~go_function: GO:0016491 - oxidoreductase activity [Evidence IEA];~go_function: GO:0050660 - flavin adenine dinucleotide binding [Evidence IEA];~go_function: GO:0071949 - FAD binding [Evidence IEA];~go_process: GO:0055114 - oxidation-reduction process [Evidence IEA]); translation: MDRLTEFASQHPQIEHVTPTSPDFDTVRSIFAHPEIIPSAIMRPGSIEDVAAAVSFLSREGIDFTIRAGGHDMHGRSMKNGVVALDLRRINHVYVQVDRERTTARIGGGSLMADVIAELQREGFITPVGTIGCVGYVGWAMYGGYGQYSALFGLGVDQIVGAKVVNATGEIVEADRELLKGIRGAGGAFGVVAELTVSIYKLDKVLAGVLMFKSDDLDTLVPQFNEQYRALKAQGLPKALSLNQAIIPAPTPTFGILFLWASPDIEEGNKWVDKIASLGPVTVNTVEEKTPKSWLDEATKIVATSTQGRLYAVSLREITDEVAQIIAHYTKNTPADPHILLDVHELRRESPSMRPAPGSVFAAREPHFVVQIITIVQDKENLQKTLAWGGEFQRALQETSADNIVSASYVSFTSPEEMDPSKIYGENLPFLKDLKQRVDPGNVFKAAISYL